In Theileria equi strain WA chromosome 3, complete sequence, the genomic window acaaatagATCATGTTTTTGAGGCAACCATGAGATTACTTAACTCCTATCCAAATATTAGCGGTTAGTACATCTATTGTGTTGTAAAAATTTGCAGATAATGATTTCCAGCGACTTTTGGTACTTTTTGACATATTGGAGCTTTTAATGTTGAGCCCTTTgttttcaaagaatttcGTACCATTTTTGCCAATTCTAGCAAAATCAATTAACAGTGACAATAAAGGTATCTTATATGATCGAtttttttaaatattttaggACAAAATTCCAAATATCATCTATCACTTATCAGATTGACATGCTTATCATTAAGGTTGTACACATCTAACAACGTCACATCCTATCTCAACTATTATTCGTTTATTAGTGACCTGTTTTCTCAATTGGTATTGATGTCATCATCACCAATGGGCTATTCCGCTAGGTTAGTGATATTGTCTAGTAGACTTTCTCTGCAGGTTAACACTAATTTCTTCAATGGGTGTTTTTGCAAAGTTTGTATTCAATAAGAACTTTCTAAAGACTCTTTCAGAAGGAGGTGTTTTGAACAACCTTCATAATATGTGTGCTTCTGACCctatacaaaatatagGGGTTCTTACTTTGGCAATAGAATGTCTTAAAAAGTTAGATATGGATAGTTTTTCACAGCAGGTTTTCAACAAATGCTCAATGCTCATAGAATATTCCTTGGTTAGTCCAAACTATCACGTTAGAGAAAGATGCTTCACTTTGATTTCTGTATTTATTGGATATTTGGAAAGGTTCATTTTAAAGCTTGACCCTGAGTATCTGGACAAAGCATACAAGTTTATCTCACTGATGTTTTTTACAACTTCGAATAATATTTGGGAGTTTAGAGTTCTGATAAATCGATGGAATGACAATGGTTTTGTAACATATTTTAGATCAACAATTATTATTTTGATTGATATTCTTATAAGTTGTACCAGGATCTTGTCTGATAGAGATGTGGTATCTGATGACAACAAGCTGTATAGTAAGAAGGGCTTAACACGTACAGAGGCTGTTGAAATTGGTAAAACATTCTGTTTTATATTGCAAATTTCGTCGAATGCGAATTTGAGGAGGATACACTGCTTGCACAGCGATTTTGAGGGTTTTTTCTTGCAGGAATACGAAATAAGAGATATAATAAGATTTTCTGTGAAATTTTTCGTTTCTTTAAAGTCGCCACTGATTGGAAAAATGTTTAGTTTGATATTACCaattatattttccatGGCTATTTCGGATAACTTTCTATTTTATGCGTTAGAGTGTTTAAGCCATGACTTTTTTGATTTATTCTCTCATAACTACCTGTCCtttattattcttttgTTAGAATCTGAAGGTTCACTGGTAgaatatttgaaaaaaaTTACAAACTATAGCAGAGGTGTTCTGGGATATTATATGGATTCAGGTCTTCACGAAAGCAATTCTTTGAACATTTTAGAACATGGATTATTGGATACAGCTATACTAGATCGCATATCTATCGTTATCCCAACTAATACCGAATCTATAAGATATATAAGGGATGATATTAAGGATTTACTACATTCACTTCTTTCTTTCCCTTTCGATTCAACATGCGCTATGTTAAAACATTCGATTTCGATATttagaaatataaatatgGCAGATAATTCTGGTATTGTTTATGAGAATTTAGACTCCGTTATTTTGAAGTTTGCAAACAAAATATCAATAGAGGGTGTACATTTAGATTGGATTGAGCTTTTTCTTGTGGTATCTGCTAAAGGTCCATACACCTCAAGTTTcatttcaaaatgttcaaaaCTATTGTTCCCAATTCTGATAGGTTCGAACACAAAATTAGTAACTACATCTCTGGAACTATTGGAATCATGGACAGACAATTTTCCTATTGATGAgttatacaaaatattatCCTTGGCAAAGATACACTCATCATACACCATAAAGCCACAGTTTATAGAATGCATTTCGCGGTTTTTAATTGACAATAACCTTCCTGATTACGAGGTGAATTCAAAGATTGCATCTAGGATATTCTCTAAATTTGGTCCACATTCATTAAATTTCTTATCTGAATTTCCGATTGACCAGTCTTATAATTTTTCTCTTGCTCTTCCGTTAGGCACTGGTGTCTCTAATTTACGTACGAATCCAATATCTTTACCTGTACATGATGGATTGAGATGTATTATTCGCCtaatgaataaaaatgacACAAACATGATGGAGTTGGAGGCGTCTTCTAGGTTTATTTTGACGGTTTTAGCCCCAATAATGGATTACAGTACTTCTTTGTCTAGTTTTTGGTTATCTTTCATTTCTGAGAAAAGATGTAtaaatcttccaaattttaCATCTTGTGAAGATGTAACAGATTTTATTAATCTTCTTGTTTGTGCTTTTGTTAAGGTTTTAGCTAGGCATACAGATATTTCTGTGAACAACTTATCTATGAACGATGGAGATTGTAACACGCTGAACAATTCTCTAAATGACATTTCTCTCTTGAGAAAGGCCCTCCTGAATTATATTGTTTTACTTTATTATGGCAATATGGAAGGTTCCGTTGAAAAAACGTTTGATCCATCAATCCTTATAGAGGCTTTTGCATCCAGGTTGATTTATATTTCTGACAAAGAGAGCATTTTATTAGGAGATACTGTTCATCCAATGGAGAACAAAGTAGCTTCCGATTTTTTTTCAGACTTATTTGACCTTTCAATATCCGTTCCTAACATTCTGACAACAGGCAATTCTGACACTTTTCCAAAGGTACAACTTGGACATGACGGATTGCCAGTTATAATTATGAATATTCTAATTTTACATTGTAATTCAAAGGATGAGAGGAGAGGTGCAGGAGCATGTAAACTTATAAAAAAATTATCTGATGACAAGCCAGATTTTGTGAAGCCGTTTTTTCCTGAAATTGCTAATGCCGCTTTGGAGATTGCTGAATcgaaatattttcaagTTTCGGAGGAATTAATATTGTCAATTACTGCTAGTAATAAGGAACAGATGTCTAAGTGGAGCCTTACCTTGCTGGACCATCCTAATCACAGAATTAGACATATAGGACTCTTGTGTTTGGAAAGTATAGATACATTGGGGGAGTTATCACAGAGAGTAGAATCTTTATTAAACGAATCCATTTATCCAGATGttcttgtacatttatcaATTGAAACATATAGTTCTGCGCATATCGAAGTAGCTATCAAGAATATAGTCAAGTCTATTCGTAAATTGGAGGATATAGATACTTCATCATTGGACAAATCTGAGAATCTACTTTACTTATCACTAACAAATGACCTTTTAACTAGAGAGGAACACAAAGAATTGATAAATAACGTAGATGAAGAAGTCATTGACGCCTTATTGATTTCTCTTCTTGGACTCATGATAGTTTCTGCTGAGGATATTACCTGTGAAGCGAAAAAAGTCCTGGAAAATTCAAAAAATGTAACGGTTAGACCAAAAGTTGTTTCAAGGGCGCTTGAACCGTATATAATACAACTGCAAACTATTTTTGATTATAATCTACTTATGAGGATTTTGAACGTTGCAAATATGTATAAGGTAAACTTGGATTATTCCCTGAGGGAATCTCTTATAAACATAGCAAGAACTGTTGTTGATGGACAGATGCACCCTTCTTCATGTTCCGAATACAGAAATGTTCACTTTATAAACTACATAAAAACTTTAGTTGAGTTGGGAGCAGGTAAACCATGTTTGGATCTAATTTTTGATAGGTGGTTGGAATTTTTTAATTATGGTAGCAGAGCCATAATTCCCGGatcattatttttatcagTTTGGAGGTTATTTGAATCGATTGGTGATTTACACGGAATCTACGACCGTCTTGTTAAAAAGCGATATCTGATGGATTTCATATATTTCACTGATGCGTCAGTTTTGAAACTTTTTGTTCCATCGATTCCTTCTTTGCTATCAGATGACACTAGTGACACTTTATTCCAACTATTGCACATTATCCAGTGGATTGTACATACATCTCCAGCTGGAATTCCACCAAAGGATTTGAAAGCCATACTTAGATCTCTCTCCAAGCTTTCTAATTCAGAATCTATACACTTCGAACAACCTTTTAGCTCATTTGATTGGGATTATGATAGAATTCTGGGAACAAAAATTTCCAACATCTCTTACTCGATCCTTGAAATGTCTTATAATATTTGTGACTCTAGTACTTTGGCTGAGTTTAGGGGATCCATACACTATCTTGCTAGGCATTCAGAATCATCTATAGATGGTATGATAAATACGGATTtggatatttataaagaaCTTGTACTCTACAACCCGGTATATGCATTTTCATTCACTAGCCGGGATACAAAGCTGATAAGATTGTCTATATGCCTTAATAGTGAGTCATTTTTTCCACAGGTGAGTGAACATAGAATGCTTCTTGGAGATATTGTTGATTTATCTTGGGACTTTTTGTTGCACGGAAATAGCCTCCAAAAGTTAATGGCGATTTATTGTTTGACAAAAAGTGTCTCTCTATTCGGAATATCACCTGTTGGTGTACTTTCCCTTTTCAAGAGATTTATAGACTTGGTAGCGTCATACGAAATTCATATTTTGTTAAATATGAAAGATACATTTTCTCTGGATTTTCTTAGAGATCACCTTTCTGAACTTCCGTACGGTAATAATCTATTTTCCCTCATATATACAACAGCTTCTATGCTAATTCTACCACTATCTGGAGTAGCTACACCTAAACAACTTTGGGAGGAAATACCTGAAATTAAGTATGATGAAAGCGTTGAATATCCTATTTGGGTTTGGTTTTTTATGAAAAAGATAATTTCGACCGAGGGAAAACTAAATCTATTTATACCTCTTGTAGCCTCTATAATACCCTATATAGGTGGATATTCGGATTTAGTAAGGGTATTTAAAGGATTTTTTGACGACATTTTGATGTTAATAGGGAATGGATCACCAGAAAATCCAAATCATTGGTGTTGTTATCATTTAGAAGcattttttggaattttatcAGCATTTGACAGAGCAAATATAGAGATTGATGATAGGTTAATATCATTCAATTCCTCCAAAATACTTTTGTTCTCTTTGGTCCATAATGTTAATGTAGACCATTTGTTAAGGTTTGAAGATGTATTCTTTAAGTATTTTTTAAAGTTCTATCCATTTGAAGCTATGGATTGGATCATGAAGTCAATTACACTTATTAACTTGAAAAAAGATATGATATTCACAATACCCAACATTTACCAGATTACATTTACGTTAAATGGCTATGAACCGGGACAAAATTTGTCATCAGAGTATATAAGTCTCTACAATGATTTACAACTAAAGAAGGTATATAAAACTGAATATAACTGCagtttaaaaaatatttgtttcTACAAGGTTGCTCTTTTTGTTGTTAGAACCATAAATAAACTCTTAGACCATCTTAATCCAAAATGTTTCGAGTTGAATGATCTCGTAGGTATTTTCTCCAAGTTATGGCCAATAAGATTTTCTTTGGTGTCCATAGAATTTCAGAAATGTCTTTACAAACTGGGTACACTATATTTTGAGCAGTTCGGGTTATTTTGTGATAGTATATCTACTGATTCTACAGTACAGAATGTAGAAAAATCTTTTATTGGGTGGCTTAGCACTTGTATTAGAGAAGAGGTATCATCCCTGTCCAAAAATTACCAAAGTTATGATGATCATGCTGGAATCACAGTAAATGATGATACAGGATTATCTGCTGTGAATTCTGATTTAGGTACTGATTTAAATAAACTTGGAAGTAAATCATACCTTAATATCTCTGATATTAACAGTAAGTATATACCAGGAACATCCTTTTCAACAGCCATACGGTCATTAATGACAATTTACAAGGTTTTTTTGCCTAATAGGGATCTTCTAACCACTATAGTTCAGTCCACATTGCCTGGATTCCTTGAAGCATTGTTAACTATTTTAAAACTTAACACCGACAAAAAACACATTAATGCATTTTCGGAAGGTAAAATAAGAGTCCAAAATTCAGTCTGGTTGTTACCACCAGAAAGAGATATATGGGATGTAGTTCAAATTGAGAATGGTCTTCTGGTGGAACATGATGGTGGGAGAAGATTAGACCAACTAATTTCATTAGCATCTGTTGCTCTGCCACTATTGGATGAAAATTCCCAATCtgtatttttggaaatcGTTTCAATTATTTTTGATAACTCATTGCATCCATATAGCAACAAACTTCTACACAGCATTTCTGCAACATTGTCATATATTGCACCAGAGTTAGGATTTGGAGTGTTGGGGGAGGAATACAATCAAACGTCTGAAGACCAGCCTATTATATGCATGAATACTAATGCAAACCCATTCAGAATAGTTTGTGTAGATTCAGATTTAGAGGGGTGTATTTCAGAAGATCTCATAAGAGAGATTTTTGATTGTGAACAGACAAACGACTATCCAAATGCACTTTTAGAGATGGATCAGGGGAAGGAAGTGGAGGTTACTTTACAATATGCTGATTTTTCAGCCAAGAAAAAGAATAAGTTCAAGTTTATACCATTCGAGACTTTAATTAATTCTGTTGGAGATATTTCAAAGTTGTACATTAATGAATCTCAAAATGATCTTCTTTTTAGGATACTACTATCTATGAAGGGACTATCAAAACATCCAAGGCTTTCCAATAATTTTAACAAACTTTGCATACTCTCTATGGATAATATAGAGGGAGTTGAGGAAGCGTTACAGAGAAAATTTGTTACGCACATATCGACCATAATTAAGAATTATCCGGAGAATTTTGATTACTACAAGTATATAGAAACACAAGATTTACATTCATCACTTTATTCTGCGTTTTCGCCGAGCCATATTTTAGAATCAAACGACGTTTTTTATATTCCCATGTTTTTGGATGCTGTATATCCCCTTTTTGTGAAAGATTGTGAGGTAGCGGTTTCACAAGATTATCCAAAACTGCCCGCACTCTTCAGTTCATCAAGAAGCAACTCAAACAGAATAATTGATATGATTTGTGATCATAAAAATGGTGATTTTGTTAaaaaaaatgttttgttGCTGCGGGAATTCAGAAAGATGCAGCTTGTACAGAAGCTCCAAGTTGCTGATGTTGATATGGATGATAATCTAGATTCTTTGGAATTTTCTGATGATGAAACAAAGGATATAAACAATATCCTCCACATTATTGCTGACTTTAATGTGCAATATCTTCTAAAGTATATAAAATGTGGGTATGTTCTGGATTCTATCCGTGGATTGTGGCACTTTGATAGACACTTTGCCTCTAGAGTTTGGGTTTCTGTATTTCCACAGCTATACTCCCTTTTATCTGAGCAACACCAATCAAACATTTCAACATCCCTACGCCTTTATATGTCTAGGAACGAGCATTTGACAAATAAAAGTGGTACATTGCGAGTGATTTTGACTGCAACATTAAATTGTTATCCTCCAATAACCATAGCCCCCgaaattttaaaacatttggCGCTAAATTTTGGGTGTTGGTACGAATCCATATATCAACTCGAGAAGCAGATTTTATCGCAGCCTTTGGACATTACACGTATATCAACTGTTCTCTCTGACTTACTCGATAAACTGAACTTGGACGACCTTTCAATCGGAGCTACTAGAACGTGGAATATTACTACAGAAACTAGGTTGGCATTATGCTACTACCAGCATTCACATTGGAAAAGGGCACAAAGAGAATTTAACATTATTATGGATTCTCTTGTACTTACTGGCCAAACTGCAGAAACTGTTTCTGGATTTGACGAATCTAAAGTCTGGTACAACGGATGGGTGCAGTGTACCAAACAACTATCTGAATGGAACCATATTAGGGATGTTTCATATGCAGCAGGTGATCAGAAATTGTTCATGCAGGCAAGTTCCGCTCTACATGATTGGACGGGTACAGATGATACAGTATGGAAAAATGAACCTTTTTTCTGGTGTTTAGACAATGCAGAATATCTTATAAATAGAATAAACTATAAATTTCATGCGGCTACATTACCGTTTAAGCAGATTCCTTCGAACACTACTCCTGGCTTCTTTGTAAATGAGTCCAGGtttatgaaaaaattaGTTAGCGATGGAGAAGGATATGTTTTGGATTCATGGTTTAGGTTTCCCGGGAGATTATGTGAAGCCCACCAGAGTTCGATTCGCCTAGGACAGCGTCTCTTGGAAGTTGATGAGAGTATAAAATATGTTTCTAGGGCACTATTTTCTTTGTATAAGGGTGTACCGATAGAAGATATTTCAATATTAAACAAATGGAGGAAACGGTTACCCAGAAAGTCAGATCAGCCAACAATGTGGCATGATGTATTATCTTGGCGTATCTTTGTCTATTCAACAATAAGATCTATATTCACAAGTAATCCTGTCATGTCAAAGGATCTTAAACAAAGCATAATACTTACTGGCCAAGACTATCCGTGGACTATGGCAAAATATGCTTCTATAACCAGACATTCACATCAATTACCACTAACAGCTTCAGTTTTGCTACATAAAGCCCAGAAGTTCCTATTatctattttatcaaagAATAATTTAATAGGGGAGGATTATTATGCAATAATTATAGAACGATTGAAACAGTATCTCGCGTTTTCCATGAACATACCTGATGCACTCAAGAATGTTATCACGTTtgattttgaaaaacttCCTAATAGAGGATTTGAAACACTTAAATCCCACGTTGTTAGACTCAAGGCAGAAGCAATAAATCGCAATTCTAATTTCGAATCAAATAAGAGGCAAATTCCATTGGATTTGGATACTCCATGTAAATATATGCTTGAAGCTCTTAAGCTACAGCCTTTACTCTCCAAGAACTGGATAATTTGGGCTAAATTTAATGATAATAAGATAGATCACACTTCAGTTGCAAAGTGGAAGAACTTAGAAGCAACGTTCCCCAAAGAATTCTTTGAAAGTGCAATAACTGGATATCTTACTGCAGTTTCCATTAGACCAGAAACACATTGGCTACTAATAAAACGTGTACTCGTTTTGTTAGGTGAGATACATCGTGGAGGTGGAGGAGTGAGTGAagtatttaaaaaatttggGGAAAGAGTGCCCACTTTCATTTGGTTGTTATGGTTGCCTCAACTTATATCACGGATACATAGGGTGGATAGCTTGGAAATTCAGCATATCTTAAtgattttgatgatgaGAGCACCACAACAAGTGTTTTACTCCCTGAGATGTGAATATCTTTCGGAAATGTCTAGAAGCGGATCTGAGTCCCCAGACTCAAACAGTGTTAAGAGGATCTTAGCTTCTATTCTATCTTCCAATCCATCAGTTGGTACCGTTCTGGAGTCCTTTGCAAATACAATGAACCAGCTTGGGAAACCTGATATGGTTGATGAAATTCTTTGTGCAGCTGAAACAATTTTTGAGGAGTGTCTTGATCTTCCATTCAATGAAAAGATACCCGCACCAATGTTGAGATGTTTGACCACAAGAATGCCCCAAAGATGTAGCACAGACAATGAGAATCATTCTGAAACATCTCGGCTTAGTATTGTGATGAAGGAGTTCGCTGACTATTTCAGAACAGATTCTGGAGTAATAACGTGTGGAGAGACAATGAACAAATTATTGGATTTGATCACTAGCCTGAACTCTTTTGCAACAAGTTCCAACTATTTAAAGATCAGGGAACAAttatataataaaaatgcatACCAATTTTGCCAAAGATTAAGGATTTGTAATCTTTCACTTCAACTACCTACATTGCAATATCAAAATTGCTCGTTGGGCGGAAAGAAGGCTGTTTGTTTTGGAGAGCCTTGTAATATAGTTTCAATTAGCCCAAAAATATTGAAGAGGAAACGTAGAAATCACATAATAAAGTCCATTGTTATACTCGGAAGTGATGGTCAAAAGCATGTTTACTCTCTGCATCCGTTGACACTACAGAATCAAAAATCTGAGCAACATTTATTCCAGATGGTGAAGCTTATGAATACATATTTATTAAAGTACAATGAAACTAGAAGGAGGAACATTATACTCCCTGCAACAAACATTGCTTCTTTGGATCCATATGTATGTCTAATGGAGGACGATATCAGGGATCAGACTCTTTCAACAATTTTCTCAAATGCTATTTCTCTTGAGGATTTTATTGAATATCCCAGTGAATCTTCTGCCTCATCTCAGGAAAATATATCCAATCTCACAAACAACTGGAACAATGCGCATGAGGATACAACTCTTCTGTTGTTGGTTTTACATAAAATGTTATTGGAATGGAATGTCACGAAAAAACTATCAGAATGTTGGAACAAGTACAATTCTGTAAACGTGGATAATTTGTCTTTCACTCAGGTTTATCAGCTATTTAAGGAAAAACAATACCCATGGTTTGTAACATGGTATAAGAAGATACATCAGGACGTCCTTCAGGATGCATATAACCAGCTGTGTGATATTGTTCCTGATAACATTCTAGTTAACTATGCACTAAAATTGTACAAGGATTATCAGTCTTTTGTTCAATTCAGGAACAAGTTATCCATAAATTATGCTAGTCAGGCTATTTTAAGCCTAATGTTTGCAACGCCATATGCAACTCCTTCAAAATTATCATTTAACTTCCGCACCGCGACAGTAAAACAGTTTGATTTTAGTTTGAACTTTTCTCGTGACTTTTTCGTTGAGTTCTCGAAAATAAGGATTTTTAGACTTACAAGAAATGTTATGAATTTGATCGGCTCAGTTTGTAGACTTGGAACTCTTCCTGCTGTTATTTTTGCATTCTCTTCTTGCATGCATAAATTCAAAATGGATGTAAATACAGCACTAACAGCAATATTTGCGGACgaatttttacatttaGGAACTGAAACAAAACCTATGCAGCAGACCTCTGGAAATGCAGAGATGTCAGAAACTAATGATAACCAGGAGATGATAAACTTGCCTAACAATGCCATTGGAGTAAACAGTCAAGCTTCAATTAAGGTTACACCTTGTATGCAACAAACTGTACAACCTACTCCAGGGAAACCAGAAGTCACCCCTTTGGATgaatatataaacaggGTCGTCAGTTATTGTTCGTATCTAAGATCCCCTCTAGACAATGAGAACTGTAACGTGCCTATAAATTACATTGTAAAATGCATAATAGATGCA contains:
- a CDS encoding hypothetical protein (encoded by transcript BEWA_009380A) — protein: MFQSINRGPVESFIDTFKTNYKHLKSILLNYNTESPIADLKSQCLALIESYLNVEVVDIPFKRDIATLCLNMILTTSLFDSACLKILKLLLSDPKYYVNIPQIDHVFEATMRLLNSYPNISDNDFQRLLVLFDILELLMLSPLFSKNFVPFLPILAKSINSDNKGQNSKYHLSLIRLTCLSLRLYTSNNVTSYLNYYSFISDLFSQLVLMSSSPMGYSARLTLISSMGVFAKFVFNKNFLKTLSEGGVLNNLHNMCASDPIQNIGVLTLAIECLKKLDMDSFSQQVFNKCSMLIEYSLVSPNYHVRERCFTLISVFIGYLERFILKLDPEYLDKAYKFISLMFFTTSNNIWEFRVLINRWNDNGFVTYFRSTIIILIDILISCTRILSDRDVVSDDNKLYSKKGLTRTEAVEIGKTFCFILQISSNANLRRIHCLHSDFEGFFLQEYEIRDIIRFSVKFFVSLKSPLIGKMFSLILPIIFSMAISDNFLFYALECLSHDFFDLFSHNYLSFIILLLESEGSLVEYLKKITNYSRGVLGYYMDSGLHESNSLNILEHGLLDTAILDRISIVIPTNTESIRYIRDDIKDLLHSLLSFPFDSTCAMLKHSISIFRNINMADNSGIVYENLDSVILKFANKISIEGVHLDWIELFLVVSAKGPYTSSFISKCSKLLFPILIGSNTKLVTTSLELLESWTDNFPIDELYKILSLAKIHSSYTIKPQFIECISRFLIDNNLPDYEVNSKIASRIFSKFGPHSLNFLSEFPIDQSYNFSLALPLGTGVSNLRTNPISLPVHDGLRCIIRLMNKNDTNMMELEASSRFILTVLAPIMDYSTSLSSFWLSFISEKRCINLPNFTSCEDVTDFINLLVCAFVKVLARHTDISVNNLSMNDGDCNTLNNSLNDISLLRKALLNYIVLLYYGNMEGSVEKTFDPSILIEAFASRLIYISDKESILLGDTVHPMENKVASDFFSDLFDLSISVPNILTTGNSDTFPKVQLGHDGLPVIIMNILILHCNSKDERRGAGACKLIKKLSDDKPDFVKPFFPEIANAALEIAESKYFQVSEELILSITASNKEQMSKWSLTLLDHPNHRIRHIGLLCLESIDTLGELSQRVESLLNESIYPDVLVHLSIETYSSAHIEVAIKNIVKSIRKLEDIDTSSLDKSENLLYLSLTNDLLTREEHKELINNVDEEVIDALLISLLGLMIVSAEDITCEAKKVLENSKNVTVRPKVVSRALEPYIIQLQTIFDYNLLMRILNVANMYKVNLDYSLRESLINIARTVVDGQMHPSSCSEYRNVHFINYIKTLVELGAGKPCLDLIFDRWLEFFNYGSRAIIPGSLFLSVWRLFESIGDLHGIYDRLVKKRYLMDFIYFTDASVLKLFVPSIPSLLSDDTSDTLFQLLHIIQWIVHTSPAGIPPKDLKAILRSLSKLSNSESIHFEQPFSSFDWDYDRILGTKISNISYSILEMSYNICDSSTLAEFRGSIHYLARHSESSIDGMINTDLDIYKELVLYNPVYAFSFTSRDTKLIRLSICLNSESFFPQVSEHRMLLGDIVDLSWDFLLHGNSLQKLMAIYCLTKSVSLFGISPVGVLSLFKRFIDLVASYEIHILLNMKDTFSLDFLRDHLSELPYGNNLFSLIYTTASMLILPLSGVATPKQLWEEIPEIKYDESVEYPIWVWFFMKKIISTEGKLNLFIPLVASIIPYIGGYSDLVRVFKGFFDDILMLIGNGSPENPNHWCCYHLEAFFGILSAFDRANIEIDDRLISFNSSKILLFSLVHNVNVDHLLRFEDVFFKYFLKFYPFEAMDWIMKSITLINLKKDMIFTIPNIYQITFTLNGYEPGQNLSSEYISLYNDLQLKKVYKTEYNCSLKNICFYKVALFVVRTINKLLDHLNPKCFELNDLVGIFSKLWPIRFSLVSIEFQKCLYKLGTLYFEQFGLFCDSISTDSTVQNVEKSFIGWLSTCIREEVSSLSKNYQSYDDHAGITVNDDTGLSAVNSDLGTDLNKLGSKSYLNISDINSKYIPGTSFSTAIRSLMTIYKVFLPNRDLLTTIVQSTLPGFLEALLTILKLNTDKKHINAFSEGKIRVQNSVWLLPPERDIWDVVQIENGLLVEHDGGRRLDQLISLASVALPLLDENSQSVFLEIVSIIFDNSLHPYSNKLLHSISATLSYIAPELGFGVLGEEYNQTSEDQPIICMNTNANPFRIVCVDSDLEGCISEDLIREIFDCEQTNDYPNALLEMDQGKEVEVTLQYADFSAKKKNKFKFIPFETLINSVGDISKLYINESQNDLLFRILLSMKGLSKHPRLSNNFNKLCILSMDNIEGVEEALQRKFVTHISTIIKNYPENFDYYKYIETQDLHSSLYSAFSPSHILESNDVFYIPMFLDAVYPLFVKDCEVAVSQDYPKLPALFSSSRSNSNRIIDMICDHKNGDFVKKNVLLLREFRKMQLVQKLQVADVDMDDNLDSLEFSDDETKDINNILHIIADFNVQYLLKYIKCGYVLDSIRGLWHFDRHFASRVWVSVFPQLYSLLSEQHQSNISTSLRLYMSRNEHLTNKSGTLRVILTATLNCYPPITIAPEILKHLALNFGCWYESIYQLEKQILSQPLDITRISTVLSDLLDKLNLDDLSIGATRTWNITTETRLALCYYQHSHWKRAQREFNIIMDSLVLTGQTAETVSGFDESKVWYNGWVQCTKQLSEWNHIRDVSYAAGDQKLFMQASSALHDWTGTDDTVWKNEPFFWCLDNAEYLINRINYKFHAATLPFKQIPSNTTPGFFVNESRFMKKLVSDGEGYVLDSWFRFPGRLCEAHQSSIRLGQRLLEVDESIKYVSRALFSLYKGVPIEDISILNKWRKRLPRKSDQPTMWHDVLSWRIFVYSTIRSIFTSNPVMSKDLKQSIILTGQDYPWTMAKYASITRHSHQLPLTASVLLHKAQKFLLSILSKNNLIGEDYYAIIIERLKQYLAFSMNIPDALKNVITFDFEKLPNRGFETLKSHVVRLKAEAINRNSNFESNKRQIPLDLDTPCKYMLEALKLQPLLSKNWIIWAKFNDNKIDHTSVAKWKNLEATFPKEFFESAITGYLTAVSIRPETHWLLIKRVLVLLGEIHRGGGGVSEVFKKFGERVPTFIWLLWLPQLISRIHRVDSLEIQHILMILMMRAPQQVFYSLRCEYLSEMSRSGSESPDSNSVKRILASILSSNPSVGTVLESFANTMNQLGKPDMVDEILCAAETIFEECLDLPFNEKIPAPMLRCLTTRMPQRCSTDNENHSETSRLSIVMKEFADYFRTDSGVITCGETMNKLLDLITSLNSFATSSNYLKIREQLYNKNAYQFCQRLRICNLSLQLPTLQYQNCSLGGKKAVCFGEPCNIVSISPKILKRKRRNHIIKSIVILGSDGQKHVYSLHPLTLQNQKSEQHLFQMVKLMNTYLLKYNETRRRNIILPATNIASLDPYVCLMEDDIRDQTLSTIFSNAISLEDFIEYPSESSASSQENISNLTNNWNNAHEDTTLLLLVLHKMLLEWNVTKKLSECWNKYNSVNVDNLSFTQVYQLFKEKQYPWFVTWYKKIHQDVLQDAYNQLCDIVPDNILVNYALKLYKDYQSFVQFRNKLSINYASQAILSLMFATPYATPSKLSFNFRTATVKQFDFSLNFSRDFFVEFSKIRIFRLTRNVMNLIGSVCRLGTLPAVIFAFSSCMHKFKMDVNTALTAIFADEFLHLGTETKPMQQTSGNAEMSETNDNQEMINLPNNAIGVNSQASIKVTPCMQQTVQPTPGKPEVTPLDEYINRVVSYCSYLRSPLDNENCNVPINYIVKCIIDASTDSSMLGKLKTSYQPWF